ATAATTCTTTCTGGAAGGATGGATGAGTGGAATCGGCATTTGTTTAAATATGGATTTTGCTCGCCCGCAAACATTTTATGTTAATTAGGTGGTTCAGGAAATGCATGTTAGAATCGGGAACCGTGTATGGTTCGAATGAATGAAGCACCTGTGCAGATTACGGCAGTCGTTACAACTATAACAAATTCACAGGAGCAATTTTTAAAAGGAGCTTGCACCAAGCATCTTCTTCTGTGTTATTATTATTCACTTGCTATTCTAAAGAGGATCAAACAGCTGCATCACAGGATCCCAGAAATATTTGAAAGGGCCTAGTAAGGCTCCCAAAAAATTGTCTGGAGCGTAGCAGGACCAACGAATAGGATAGCAATTTATAACCCGACCCACTTTAAGCAAATTTAAATTAGACATAAATGAACTGTctaaacctatttattaaattgattaaatttatatttaaactctTAACTAGTTTAATAATTATACCAAATTATAACCTAATTCATTCGATCGGTTTATAATCTACTTAATCTATTCCTAACCTGATCCACTTAACCTATTTAAATCTATTAAATTTATTGAAAATCAATTTAACCTAATTAACCTAAGGTGATCGTGGATCTAGCTagattatctatttaataaataaatcaaatttAGATGTAAAATGttgatttatttaataaattaattaattttagttGAATTTTTTATCTGATTAGTATCCAATCTGTATCTAACTTGATCAAGCTCATATCCAACCTGTATCTAACTCAATCAAGCCCAATTGCCACCCTTGACCATAAGACTTCTTTGGCGCGCTTACCGTGCACGATTACAACAAGAATGGCCAattagaaagaagaaaataagcttGAAAGTGGGCTATCCTTGCAAGGGGTGACGCCCATCTGTAAAATAAAGCCGGCCGCTGGTTATGCCATACGGATAAATGCATGAGCTTTGCATGAAACATGATAAAGATTAACAGTAGCATCGAAGCGAAAAATTTAAAACCTACAGAAATCCACATCCAAATAAAAATGTGCACAGCAATTCAGAGAAGGTTGCATTTTCATCAACTGTTTTTTTCTGAGCTGGAGATTCAAATAGCAACACATCATTGGCATATTGCCGAACCAATTTGTCACTAAGAAAACGCAGTCAGAGGAGGATTGCACAGATGAAGTGCCACCACCCAGAATTGAAATATTCTCAAGCCAATATCAAAAAGAAAGTTTATCGCAAAACTAAAAATTAGACAAACTTGCATCTTAACAGTCCCAGCTTTCCTACCAGCACAAAGGATCAAAATTCTTCACTAGTTTAGGAATAAAATCCGGAGACCGGAGTGTATTATGAATAGGCTGCTCCActtcatttcttcttctcaGCCACTCCGGCAGATCTGCACAGAGTAAAGCCACATGAAACAGACAAGCATCGCCAAATATTCATCCAATTTGCCACAAAGAGAAGCAGCCATTAACCGCTGTTATTACCTCTTAACATCATTGCGCTAAATGAAACAAAGTAACAAGAGTAACAAATAGCCCCGCAGGTGATCGCTGGGAGTGGGGGCTAAATGGAATTGAAAATTGGACATTGCGAATAAGAAGACAAACTGTATTGTCACAGATATGATGCAACGTGAAAAAAAGGAGTCTTTCGTGAATTTAACTGATGGAAGATACCTGATACATTTGAACAGTGCTTAAAATGAACTGATTAAACCATTTCACCAAGGATAGAAGAGTTTGGGTCCTCTCCAGTTCAATATCCATCAGATTCAGCCACCATCATATTCAGGTGGGTCAGACCCATCTAAAGTCAGCGGTGGGTAACTAATGGACAGAACTGGtgataagaaaacaataaaTATGCCATAGCCCATGAAAAGAAACAAGCCATACAAAGTTCTAAAACCAATGATTCCTCTTTAGGAAGGTCATGGCACCACCCCTCCCCTCTCATCTCCTCATAAGATCGTTGGACATACTATTGTTCCAAAAGGCAGACATGAGGCTCTCCTTGGCTCACACCTTAAAGTGAGACTCTTAAAAAATGCTGCTGCTTAGGAATGATACTTCTCGAGTCAAGGCATATGTATAACAAATGTGAGGTGCACACCTTGTAACTCCAGTTACCCAATAAATGGGAAGTATCCATATTTACCTTTAATTATTTTCACAATAAATACAAGCCAACAAATAGACCCTATTTATATCCGCACGTTGCTTTGCACGCATAATCAACTTCCAAACCAAAGTAGGTAAGATGGTAGCATATACAGACTACAAAAATTGACCAAACTCAGAAATGTGAAAATCCATTATCCTTAACAAATATTGGGATCAGATTAAAACAAAATCTACATCCTTTACCTTCACTtatctttaaatatttttttagattctAAACATCATAGGAAAATTCATTTAGCTCATGCCTTAATAATTGTGACTAATGCTCAAACCATTAATAATTTGAAGGCCTCTACGATAATTGGCCACATATTCTGTTAAGAGATCCTTGTGTTGTGTCTAAACACCTATCACAATCACAATTAAAGTAGCTTCCAAAGAAAATAAACAGCTAAATATGTTTCCCCACATGTTTTTCGAAAACAAATTTTAAAAAGTAATTAACCAGGTTGCTTACCTCATCTTCCTGAGAACATTAGCCATTTCCTCACGCTTCTTCTTTGCTCTCTTGTGAGTTCCAAGCTTTCTCTTCGCCACTTTGAGTGCACGCTTGTCCTTTCCAACTTTCAGGAGCTCGGTAATCCTCTTCTCATAGGGAGCAAACCCAGCAACTTCCCTGATTAAGTTTCTGACAAAATGCACCCTCTTGCTGGTTTTCTGAAACAAAAAAGTTCACAAACTCAAACACTCCATTCAGACTTTGCAACTGTCAGCTGATGGAGAAAATACCTTACATAATTCTTCATAGGACAGCCACCAGTATGGATTTTCATCATTTGAATAGAATCATGACAACAGAACTTCAGGGGACTTATATAATGCTAATAAAGCATGCTAAAAAATACTATATGTGGGTAGCAACAAGTAAAgggaaaaaaacagagaaaatgaagaatctaaaaattcaaaatacAAAGAAATAACTACATTCCATCAAAATATGAAACATAGCCAAGAGATCCACAAAAAATGAATACTGATATACAGACTTTGCTAAATGAGGCAGGTGTATATATATtgcttttgaatttcaaatatacAAAGTCAGTTATAGTAAATAAAAAGGCAAAAAGCTGGTCTTAAAAATTGCCTAGTTAGTGCTATCCACATTCTTTTGAAAAACTTCAGGATTCCATTTCTTCCTAATCAGAGATTGACATAAGTGCAGGCAGTCCAGGAAAATTTTCCACAGATGGAGATATCACTGGCTGAGTATGAAAACACGATATtcctttaagatcattcatggTGTAC
The Phoenix dactylifera cultivar Barhee BC4 chromosome 3, palm_55x_up_171113_PBpolish2nd_filt_p, whole genome shotgun sequence DNA segment above includes these coding regions:
- the LOC103716505 gene encoding 60S ribosomal protein L36-2 — encoded protein: MAPPQPNTGLFVGLNKGHIVTKRELAPRPSSRKGKTSKRVHFVRNLIREVAGFAPYEKRITELLKVGKDKRALKVAKRKLGTHKRAKKKREEMANVLRKMRSAGVAEKKK